A genomic region of Pseudomonas sp. RSB 5.4 contains the following coding sequences:
- a CDS encoding carboxy terminal-processing peptidase: protein MKHLLPSTALALFIGIGLLPMSGNTFAANSWDNLQPDRDEVIASLNVVELLKRHHYSKPPLDDARSVIIYDSYIKLLDPSRSYFLASDIAEFDKWKTQFDDFLKSGDLNAGFTIYKRYLDRVKARLDFAIAELNKGVDKMDFTTKETLLIDRKDAPWLKSTAELDDLWRKRVKDEVLRQKIAGKDSKQIQDTLTKRYKNQLARLDQTRAEDIFQAYINTFAMSYDPHTNYLSPDSAENFDINMSLSLEGIGAVLQSDNDQVKVVRLVPAGPADKTKQVAPADKIIGVAQGNKEMVDVVGWRLDEVVKLIRGPKGTVVRLEVIPASNAPNDQTSKIVPITRESVKLEDQAVKKSILSLKQDGKDYKLGIIEIPAFYLDFKAFRAGDPDYKSTTRDVKKLLTELQKEKVDGVVIDLRNNGGGSLQEATELTSLFIDKGPTVLVRNADGRVDVLEDENPGAFYKGPMALLVNRLSASASEIFAGAMQDYHRALIIGGQTFGKGTVQTIQPLNHGELKLTLAKFYRVSGQSTQHQGVLPDIDYPSIIDTKEIGESALPEAMPWDTIKAAIKPAVDPFKPYLAQLKSEHDARSAKDAEFVFIRDKLALAQKLMEEKTVSLNEAERRAQHADIDAKQLAMENIRRKAKGEEPLKELKKEDDDALAAAEPDKVKPEDDAYLAETGRVLLDYLKLSNQVAKK, encoded by the coding sequence ATGAAGCATTTGCTCCCCAGCACCGCCCTCGCTCTTTTCATCGGTATCGGTTTGTTGCCGATGTCGGGCAACACATTCGCAGCCAACAGCTGGGACAACTTGCAGCCTGATCGCGACGAAGTCATCGCCAGTCTCAATGTCGTCGAGTTGCTCAAGCGTCACCACTACAGCAAGCCGCCGCTCGACGATGCGCGCTCGGTGATCATCTACGACAGCTACATCAAGCTGCTGGACCCGTCGCGCAGCTACTTCCTGGCCAGCGACATCGCCGAATTCGACAAGTGGAAGACCCAGTTCGACGACTTCCTCAAAAGCGGCGACCTCAACGCCGGGTTTACCATCTACAAACGCTATCTGGACCGCGTCAAGGCGCGTCTGGACTTCGCCATTGCGGAGCTGAACAAGGGCGTCGACAAGATGGATTTCACCACCAAGGAGACCTTGCTGATCGATCGCAAGGACGCCCCTTGGCTCAAATCCACGGCTGAACTGGACGACCTGTGGCGCAAACGCGTCAAGGACGAAGTGCTGCGGCAGAAGATCGCCGGCAAGGATTCCAAGCAGATTCAGGACACCCTGACCAAGCGCTACAAGAACCAATTGGCGCGCCTCGATCAGACACGCGCGGAAGACATCTTCCAGGCGTACATCAACACCTTCGCCATGTCCTACGATCCGCACACCAACTATCTGTCGCCGGATAGCGCGGAGAACTTCGACATCAACATGAGCCTGTCCCTCGAGGGCATCGGCGCCGTGTTGCAGAGCGACAACGATCAGGTGAAAGTCGTGCGTCTGGTGCCGGCAGGCCCGGCCGACAAGACCAAGCAGGTTGCACCGGCGGACAAGATCATCGGCGTTGCCCAGGGCAACAAAGAGATGGTCGACGTGGTGGGCTGGCGCCTGGACGAAGTGGTCAAGCTGATCCGCGGCCCGAAAGGCACCGTGGTGCGTCTGGAAGTGATTCCGGCCAGCAATGCGCCGAACGACCAGACCAGCAAGATCGTGCCGATCACTCGCGAATCGGTGAAGCTTGAAGATCAGGCGGTGAAGAAATCGATCCTCAGCCTGAAACAGGATGGCAAGGACTACAAGCTCGGCATCATCGAGATCCCGGCCTTCTACCTCGACTTCAAGGCGTTCCGTGCCGGTGATCCGGACTACAAGAGCACCACCCGTGACGTCAAGAAGCTGCTGACCGAACTGCAGAAAGAGAAAGTCGACGGCGTGGTCATCGACCTGCGCAACAACGGCGGCGGTTCCTTGCAGGAAGCTACCGAGCTGACCAGCCTGTTCATCGACAAGGGCCCGACCGTACTCGTGCGTAATGCCGATGGCCGCGTCGATGTGCTTGAAGATGAAAACCCGGGCGCGTTCTACAAAGGCCCGATGGCGCTGTTGGTCAATCGCCTGTCCGCCTCGGCTTCGGAGATCTTTGCCGGCGCCATGCAGGACTACCATCGAGCACTGATCATCGGTGGCCAGACCTTCGGCAAAGGCACCGTGCAGACCATTCAGCCGCTGAACCACGGCGAACTGAAACTGACCCTGGCCAAGTTCTACCGGGTTTCCGGGCAGAGCACCCAGCATCAGGGCGTGCTGCCAGACATCGATTATCCGTCGATCATCGACACCAAGGAAATCGGCGAAAGCGCCCTGCCGGAAGCCATGCCGTGGGACACCATCAAGGCAGCGATCAAGCCTGCGGTCGATCCGTTCAAGCCGTACCTGGCGCAGCTCAAGTCCGAGCATGACGCACGTAGCGCCAAAGATGCCGAGTTCGTGTTCATTCGCGACAAGCTGGCCCTGGCGCAGAAGCTGATGGAAGAAAAAACCGTCAGCCTCAACGAAGCCGAGCGCCGTGCCCAGCACGCGGACATTGATGCCAAGCAACTGGCGATGGAAAACATCCGTCGCAAAGCCAAAGGCGAAGAACCGCTGAAAGAGCTGAAGAAAGAAGACGACGACGCCCTCGCGGCAGCCGAGCCGGACAAGGTCAAACCAGAGGACGACGCCTACCTGGCCGAAACCGGGCGCGTGCTGCTGGATTACCTGAAACTGAGTAATCAGGTGGCCAAGAAGTAA
- a CDS encoding zinc-binding dehydrogenase — protein sequence MKALQGVEGQVAWVEEPSPACDVGQVRIRVAAAGLNRADLLQKAGLYPPPPGASQVLGLECSGVISEVGAGSSWQVGDRVCALLAGGGMAEEVVVDGRHVLPVPEGVSLIEAAALPEVYATVWLNVFQLAALKPGEKVLLHAGASGIGSAAIQLCKAFGNPCWVSVGSAERLAYCEALGAQGGVVRTDDLESLRDLGPFDVILDPVGGNYAALNLKLTALDGRWVLIGLMGGREAKLDLAQVLAKRVQLLGSTLRSRDDQFKADLLSDLSQHVWPLFAEGRLRPQLAKTFPVKDAEAAFAELASNTVSGKVVLVIDDSLS from the coding sequence GTGAAGGCATTGCAAGGCGTTGAAGGGCAAGTGGCATGGGTTGAAGAGCCGAGTCCGGCATGTGATGTAGGACAAGTGCGCATCCGCGTGGCGGCTGCCGGCCTCAATCGCGCCGATTTATTACAGAAAGCCGGGCTTTATCCACCGCCGCCTGGCGCCAGTCAGGTGCTCGGTCTGGAGTGCTCCGGGGTGATCAGCGAGGTCGGCGCCGGCTCGTCCTGGCAAGTCGGCGACCGGGTCTGCGCCTTGCTGGCCGGTGGCGGGATGGCTGAAGAGGTAGTCGTCGACGGACGGCATGTGCTGCCGGTGCCCGAGGGCGTTTCATTGATCGAGGCCGCGGCATTACCCGAGGTTTATGCAACGGTCTGGCTGAACGTATTTCAGCTCGCAGCGCTGAAACCCGGTGAAAAAGTTCTCCTGCATGCCGGCGCAAGTGGAATTGGTTCAGCCGCCATTCAGCTGTGCAAGGCATTCGGCAATCCATGCTGGGTCAGCGTCGGGTCTGCCGAGCGATTGGCCTACTGCGAGGCGCTGGGGGCCCAGGGTGGGGTGGTGCGCACCGATGATCTGGAGAGCCTGCGCGACCTCGGGCCGTTTGACGTGATTCTTGATCCGGTCGGCGGCAATTATGCGGCGCTGAATCTCAAGTTGACGGCGCTGGACGGGCGCTGGGTGCTGATCGGTTTGATGGGCGGACGAGAGGCCAAGCTGGATCTGGCACAGGTGCTGGCCAAGCGTGTGCAGTTGCTCGGTTCGACGCTGCGCAGTCGCGATGATCAGTTCAAGGCCGACCTGTTGAGTGACCTGAGCCAGCATGTGTGGCCGTTGTTTGCCGAAGGGCGGTTGCGTCCGCAACTGGCGAAGACTTTCCCGGTGAAGGATGCCGAAGCGGCGTTTGCCGAGCTGGCGAGCAATACGGTTTCGGGGAAAGTGGTGCTGGTGATTGACGACAGCCTGAGCTGA
- a CDS encoding HAD family hydrolase, whose product MALAIFDLDETLIHGDCATLWSEQMGRLGWVDRESFMRKNNELMDAYSHGKLRMEEFMAFSLEPLIGRTPEEVDHLVGPWVEDFIEPIIFSDATKTIAAHRKAGDRILVISASGTHLVKPIAERLGIDEILGIELEVAHGVYSGQTVGTLTYREGKITRLLEWLDAEEENLEGASFYSDSRNDLPLLLKVDFPHVVNPDPVLLEHAEQAGWPIHLWK is encoded by the coding sequence ATGGCCCTGGCAATTTTTGATCTGGACGAAACCCTCATCCACGGCGACTGCGCCACCCTCTGGAGCGAACAGATGGGGCGCCTGGGCTGGGTCGATCGCGAGTCGTTCATGCGCAAGAACAACGAGCTGATGGACGCCTACAGCCATGGCAAATTGCGTATGGAAGAGTTCATGGCGTTCAGCCTCGAACCGCTGATCGGCCGCACCCCGGAAGAAGTCGACCACCTGGTCGGCCCGTGGGTCGAAGATTTCATCGAACCGATCATCTTCAGCGACGCGACCAAAACCATCGCCGCCCACCGCAAGGCCGGCGACCGGATTCTGGTGATCTCGGCCTCGGGTACACACCTGGTCAAACCGATCGCCGAGCGCCTGGGTATCGACGAGATTCTGGGCATCGAACTTGAAGTCGCGCACGGCGTTTACAGCGGCCAGACCGTCGGCACGCTGACCTACCGCGAAGGCAAGATCACCCGCCTGCTGGAATGGCTGGATGCCGAGGAAGAGAATCTGGAAGGCGCGAGTTTCTACTCCGACTCACGCAACGATTTGCCGTTGCTGCTGAAAGTGGATTTCCCGCATGTGGTGAATCCCGATCCGGTGCTGCTGGAGCATGCCGAGCAGGCGGGCTGGCCGATCCATCTCTGGAAGTAA
- a CDS encoding ABC transporter ATP-binding protein: MSYVSVQHLQKNYAGTTVFSDINCEINKGEFVTLLGPSGCGKSTLLRCIAGLTPVDGGKILLDGVDIVPLSPQKRGIGMVFQSYALFPNMTVEQNVAFGLRMQKVNADDSHKRVAEVLKLVELNDFANRYPHQLSGGQCQRVALARSLVTRPRLLLLDEPLSALDARIRKHLREQIRQIQRELGLTTIFVTHDQEEALTMSDRIFLMNQGKIVQSGDAETLYTAPVDLFAAGFIGNYNLLDADSASKLLQRPINHRIAIRPEAIELSLNGELDAQIRSHSLLGNVIRYRVEARGVELVVDVLNRSAADLHPDGQRLALSIDPTALCEVA; encoded by the coding sequence ATGAGCTATGTCAGCGTCCAACACCTGCAGAAAAACTACGCCGGCACGACCGTGTTCAGCGACATCAACTGCGAAATCAACAAGGGCGAATTCGTCACCCTGCTCGGCCCATCGGGTTGCGGCAAGTCCACGCTGCTGCGCTGCATTGCCGGCCTGACGCCGGTGGATGGCGGCAAGATCCTGCTCGATGGCGTCGATATTGTGCCGCTGAGTCCGCAAAAACGCGGGATCGGCATGGTGTTCCAGAGCTACGCGCTGTTCCCCAACATGACCGTCGAACAGAACGTCGCCTTCGGCCTGCGCATGCAAAAGGTCAATGCCGACGACAGCCACAAACGTGTCGCCGAGGTGTTGAAACTGGTCGAGCTCAACGACTTCGCCAATCGTTATCCGCATCAGCTTTCCGGCGGTCAGTGCCAGCGCGTTGCCCTCGCCCGCTCGCTGGTCACTCGCCCACGCCTGTTGCTGCTGGATGAACCGTTGTCGGCGCTGGATGCACGAATTCGCAAACACCTGCGCGAGCAGATCCGGCAGATCCAGCGCGAACTCGGCCTGACGACGATTTTCGTCACCCACGACCAGGAAGAAGCGCTGACCATGTCCGACCGGATTTTCCTGATGAACCAAGGGAAGATCGTGCAGAGCGGCGATGCCGAAACCCTCTACACCGCGCCGGTGGATCTGTTCGCTGCGGGCTTCATCGGCAACTACAACCTGCTCGACGCCGACAGTGCCTCGAAGCTGTTGCAACGGCCGATCAACCACCGTATCGCAATTCGCCCGGAAGCCATCGAGCTGAGCCTCAATGGCGAGCTCGATGCGCAGATCCGCAGCCACAGCCTGCTCGGCAACGTGATCCGCTACCGCGTCGAAGCGCGCGGCGTGGAACTGGTGGTGGACGTGCTCAACCGCTCGGCGGCGGATCTGCATCCCGACGGTCAGCGTCTGGCGCTTTCCATCGATCCGACGGCCCTGTGTGAGGTAGCCTGA
- a CDS encoding ABC transporter permease: protein MSRAESGPAGVYHRVVVYLLFAILLLPLVGTLIYSIASSWSATILPSGFTFKWYIQLWSDPRFLHAFGQSLLVCVGALVLSVVLILPLLFVVHYHFPKLDALMNILILLPFAVPPVVSSVGLLQLYGSGPLAMVGTPWILIGCYFTVALPFMYRAITNNLQAINLRDLMDAAQLLGASTFQAAFLVVLPNLRKGLMVALLLSFSFLFGEFVFANILVGTRYETLQVYLNNMRNSSGHFTSALVISYFFFVLVLTWIANILNKDKSE from the coding sequence ATGTCTCGCGCTGAATCCGGCCCGGCCGGCGTCTACCACCGCGTCGTGGTGTATCTGCTGTTCGCGATCCTGCTGCTGCCGTTGGTGGGTACGCTGATCTACTCGATCGCCAGCAGTTGGTCGGCGACCATCCTGCCCAGCGGCTTCACCTTCAAGTGGTACATCCAGTTGTGGAGCGATCCGCGCTTCCTGCATGCCTTCGGCCAGTCGCTGCTGGTGTGCGTCGGTGCGCTGGTGCTGTCGGTGGTGCTCATCCTGCCCCTGCTGTTCGTGGTGCATTACCACTTCCCGAAACTCGATGCGCTGATGAACATCCTGATCCTGTTGCCCTTCGCGGTGCCACCAGTGGTGTCGTCGGTCGGGCTGTTGCAACTCTATGGTTCCGGGCCGCTGGCGATGGTCGGTACGCCGTGGATCCTGATCGGTTGCTACTTCACCGTGGCGCTGCCGTTCATGTACCGGGCGATCACCAACAATCTGCAGGCGATCAACCTGCGCGACCTGATGGACGCCGCGCAACTGCTCGGCGCCAGCACCTTTCAGGCGGCGTTCCTGGTGGTGCTGCCGAACCTGCGCAAGGGCCTGATGGTCGCGTTGCTGCTGTCGTTCTCGTTCCTGTTCGGTGAGTTCGTGTTCGCCAACATCCTCGTCGGCACACGCTACGAAACCCTGCAGGTGTATCTGAACAACATGCGCAACAGCAGCGGCCACTTCACCAGTGCACTGGTGATCTCGTACTTCTTTTTCGTGCTGGTCCTGACCTGGATCGCCAACATCTTGAACAAGGACAAAAGCGAATGA
- a CDS encoding ABC transporter permease subunit has translation MTRGKWLAALCLVPFALFFIVFEIAPLVWVMINSLQSEEFGWGFANFSKIFSSKFYLQAIQYSLEISFWSSVFGIIIAVLGAYSLRRVDSKLRNFVNAFANMTSNFAGVPLAFAFIILLGFNGSITIMLKQAGIIQDFNLYSKTGLIILYTYFQIPLGVLLLYPAFDALREDWRESAALLGANGWQFWRHIGLPVLTPALLGTFVILLANALGAYATVYALTTGNFNVLPIRIAAMVSGDISLDPNLASALAVVLVALMTIVTVVHQLLLKRSYHVSR, from the coding sequence ATGACTCGCGGAAAATGGCTCGCGGCCCTGTGTCTGGTGCCGTTCGCGCTGTTCTTTATCGTGTTCGAAATCGCCCCGCTGGTCTGGGTGATGATCAACAGCCTGCAATCGGAAGAGTTCGGCTGGGGCTTCGCCAACTTCAGCAAGATCTTCAGCTCGAAGTTCTATTTGCAGGCGATCCAGTACAGCCTCGAGATCAGTTTCTGGTCGAGCGTGTTCGGCATCATCATCGCCGTGCTCGGTGCGTATTCATTGCGCCGGGTCGACTCAAAACTGCGCAACTTCGTGAATGCCTTCGCCAACATGACCAGCAACTTCGCCGGTGTGCCGCTGGCTTTCGCGTTCATCATCCTGCTCGGTTTCAACGGCAGCATCACCATCATGCTCAAGCAGGCCGGGATCATTCAGGACTTCAACCTGTACTCGAAAACCGGTCTGATCATCCTCTACACCTACTTCCAGATTCCCCTCGGCGTGCTGCTGCTCTACCCGGCCTTCGACGCCTTGCGTGAAGACTGGCGCGAATCCGCCGCGTTGCTTGGGGCCAACGGCTGGCAATTCTGGCGGCACATCGGTCTGCCGGTGCTGACCCCGGCGCTGCTCGGTACTTTCGTGATCCTGCTGGCCAACGCCCTCGGCGCCTACGCCACGGTGTACGCCTTGACCACCGGCAACTTCAACGTACTGCCGATCCGCATCGCGGCGATGGTTTCCGGGGACATTTCCCTCGACCCGAATCTCGCCAGTGCCCTGGCCGTGGTGCTGGTGGCGTTGATGACTATCGTCACCGTCGTGCATCAACTGCTGCTGAAGAGGAGCTACCATGTCTCGCGCTGA
- a CDS encoding alkaline phosphatase family protein — protein sequence MKHNVILVVLDGLNYEVARHAMGHLQAYVGAGRAALYQLECELPALSRPLYECILTGVPPIDSGIVHNNVARLSNQRSIYHYARDAGLKTAAAAYHWVSELYNRSPFVAARDRHTDNLSLPIQHGHFYWSDHYPDSHLFADAENLRLRHAPNFLLIHPMNIDDAGHKHGLDSAQYRNSARAADIILADYLQVWLDAGYQVLVTADHGMNNDRSHNGLLPEERQVPLFVLGDAFSLNADAAPKQTDICGTVCELLGVPHDKPVCRELLK from the coding sequence ATGAAGCACAACGTCATCCTTGTCGTGCTCGACGGTCTCAACTACGAGGTCGCGCGTCACGCCATGGGGCATCTGCAGGCTTACGTTGGCGCAGGACGCGCTGCGCTCTATCAGTTGGAGTGCGAGTTGCCGGCCCTGTCCCGACCGCTTTACGAATGCATCCTCACCGGTGTGCCGCCGATCGACAGCGGCATCGTCCACAACAACGTTGCTCGGCTGTCCAATCAGCGCAGCATCTATCACTACGCCCGCGACGCAGGTCTGAAAACCGCTGCGGCGGCCTATCACTGGGTCAGCGAGCTGTACAACCGCTCGCCGTTCGTGGCGGCCCGCGACCGTCATACCGACAATCTGTCGCTGCCGATCCAGCACGGGCACTTCTACTGGAGTGACCACTACCCGGATTCGCACCTGTTCGCCGACGCGGAAAACCTGCGCCTGCGTCATGCGCCGAATTTCCTGCTGATCCACCCGATGAACATCGACGACGCCGGCCACAAGCACGGCCTCGATTCCGCGCAATACCGCAACAGCGCGCGCGCGGCGGACATCATCCTCGCCGACTACCTGCAAGTCTGGCTCGACGCTGGCTATCAGGTGCTGGTGACCGCGGATCACGGCATGAACAACGATCGCTCGCACAACGGCTTGCTACCGGAAGAGCGCCAGGTACCGCTGTTCGTCCTCGGTGACGCCTTCAGCCTCAATGCTGATGCCGCGCCGAAGCAGACCGACATCTGCGGCACGGTCTGCGAATTGCTCGGCGTGCCCCATGACAAACCTGTGTGCCGGGAGCTGCTCAAGTGA
- a CDS encoding ABC transporter substrate-binding protein, with protein MKQLFLATLLGSTIAMCTSAMAAGTDLKTLEAAAKAEGAVNSVGMPDDWANWKGTWEDLAKTYGLKHIDTDMSSAQEIAKFAAEKDNATADIGDVGAAFGPIAVKQGVVQPYKPSTWDQVPDWAKDKDGNWALAYTGTIAFIVNKKLLHGSEVPTKWADLKGGKYKVSIGDVSTAAQAANGVLAAALANGGDEKNIQPALLLFADIAKQGRLSMANPTIATMEKGEIEVGVVWDFNGLSYKAKMANPDDYVVLIPSDGSVISGYTTIINKYAKNPNAAKLTREYIFSDAGQTNLARGNARPIRADHLQLPEDVKAKLLPNEQYKKVTPIKDADAWEKTSKALPQKWNEEVIVEMK; from the coding sequence ATGAAACAGCTTTTCCTGGCAACACTGTTAGGCTCGACCATTGCAATGTGCACCTCCGCCATGGCGGCAGGTACCGACCTGAAAACCCTCGAAGCCGCTGCGAAAGCGGAAGGTGCCGTCAACAGCGTCGGCATGCCCGATGACTGGGCCAACTGGAAAGGCACCTGGGAAGATCTGGCCAAGACCTATGGCCTGAAACACATCGACACCGACATGAGCTCGGCCCAGGAAATCGCCAAGTTCGCCGCCGAGAAAGACAATGCCACCGCCGACATCGGCGACGTCGGTGCCGCCTTCGGCCCGATCGCGGTCAAGCAAGGCGTGGTGCAACCGTACAAGCCAAGCACTTGGGATCAAGTCCCGGACTGGGCCAAGGACAAGGACGGCAACTGGGCACTGGCCTACACCGGCACCATCGCCTTCATCGTCAACAAAAAGCTGCTGCACGGCTCCGAAGTGCCAACCAAATGGGCTGACCTCAAGGGCGGCAAATACAAGGTTTCCATTGGTGACGTAAGCACCGCTGCGCAAGCCGCCAACGGCGTACTGGCCGCTGCCCTGGCCAATGGTGGCGACGAGAAGAACATCCAGCCGGCCCTGCTGCTGTTTGCAGACATCGCCAAGCAAGGTCGCCTGTCGATGGCCAACCCAACCATCGCCACCATGGAAAAAGGCGAGATCGAAGTCGGCGTGGTCTGGGACTTCAACGGCCTGAGCTACAAGGCCAAGATGGCCAACCCGGATGACTACGTGGTGCTGATCCCGTCCGACGGTTCGGTGATTTCCGGCTACACCACCATCATCAACAAATACGCGAAAAACCCGAACGCCGCCAAGCTGACCCGCGAATACATCTTCAGCGACGCCGGCCAGACCAACCTGGCGCGCGGCAACGCCCGTCCGATCCGTGCCGATCACCTGCAACTGCCGGAAGACGTGAAAGCCAAGCTGCTGCCGAACGAGCAGTACAAGAAGGTCACGCCGATCAAGGACGCCGACGCCTGGGAAAAGACCTCCAAGGCCTTGCCGCAGAAGTGGAACGAAGAAGTCATCGTAGAGATGAAGTAA
- a CDS encoding UTRA domain-containing protein, which produces MRDEATKAVTAIGQVLQEQLDHGLLAPGSKLPAERKLSELFGTTRITVREALLQLEAQGQIYREERRGWFVSPPRLAYNLMQRSHFHAMVSAQGRVPSTEVISARLQPASVAVCALLQLPALSSVIQICRSRRIDGRLVLYVEHYLNPQYFPGILGFDLNQSMTELYARHYDLHYGRVRFEIVPTSLSVDAAAALRVSVGSPGLRIARVNYDQHERLIDCDLEFWRHDAIHVGVDVI; this is translated from the coding sequence ATGCGCGATGAGGCAACAAAAGCGGTGACAGCGATTGGTCAGGTGTTGCAGGAGCAACTTGATCACGGCCTGCTCGCGCCCGGGAGCAAGTTGCCGGCCGAGCGCAAGCTCAGTGAGTTGTTCGGCACCACGCGCATTACGGTGCGTGAGGCGTTGTTGCAGCTGGAGGCGCAGGGGCAGATTTATCGCGAGGAGCGCCGTGGCTGGTTCGTTTCGCCACCACGTCTGGCGTACAACCTGATGCAGCGCAGTCATTTTCACGCGATGGTCAGTGCGCAGGGGCGGGTGCCGTCGACCGAGGTGATTTCGGCGCGCTTGCAGCCGGCGTCGGTGGCGGTGTGTGCGTTGTTGCAGTTACCTGCTTTGTCGAGCGTGATTCAGATTTGTCGGTCGCGCCGGATTGATGGGCGGCTGGTGTTGTATGTGGAGCATTATCTTAACCCGCAGTATTTTCCGGGGATTCTGGGGTTTGATTTGAATCAGTCGATGACCGAGTTGTATGCGCGGCATTACGATTTGCACTATGGGCGGGTGCGGTTCGAGATTGTGCCGACGTCGTTGTCGGTGGATGCGGCGGCGGCTTTGCGTGTTTCTGTGGGGAGTCCGGGGTTACGGATTGCTCGGGTCAATTATGATCAGCATGAGCGGTTGATTGATTGTGATCTGGAGTTTTGGCGGCATGATGCGATTCACGTTGGGGTTGATGTGATTTGA
- a CDS encoding amidohydrolase, whose translation MQLTRIAQALLLSLVAGHAGAATLDSTREQIAAQAKALEPELLETRRDIHAHPELGNTEKRTAELVARQLKAMGLEVKTNVARTGVVAILKGALPGPTVALRADMDALPVKEVADLPFASKAKGTYLDKEVDVMHACGHDAHTAILLSTAKILTGMRDTLPGTVVFYFQPAEEGPSDFIPDGKNTWGAKMMVEEGVMKSPKPDAVFGLHVWAGVPAGQIAYRPGPTLASSDDLRIKILGKQTHAGRPWDGIDPITVGAQTIVGLQTVVSRRTDISSYPSVVSIGTINGGTRYNIIPESVDMSGTIRSYDYGIRQKLHSDVRQTIEKIAESGGAKADVTIIEKYDPTINNPALTEKMLPTLKWAAKNDVVNAPLVGGAEDFSFFAKEVPGLFVFLGVTPRDQDMNKAAPNHNPGFFVDESALVVGVRTMASLATDYLYGNAEAAR comes from the coding sequence ATGCAGCTGACACGCATTGCCCAAGCCCTTCTGCTCAGCCTGGTTGCCGGCCACGCCGGTGCTGCCACGCTAGACAGCACCCGCGAACAGATCGCCGCACAAGCAAAGGCACTTGAACCGGAACTGCTGGAAACCCGCCGCGACATCCACGCGCACCCGGAACTGGGCAACACCGAGAAACGCACTGCGGAACTGGTCGCCAGACAACTGAAGGCCATGGGCCTGGAAGTCAAAACCAACGTCGCCCGCACCGGCGTGGTCGCGATCCTCAAGGGCGCCCTGCCCGGCCCGACCGTCGCCCTGCGCGCTGACATGGACGCGCTGCCGGTCAAGGAAGTGGCCGACCTGCCCTTCGCCTCGAAAGCCAAAGGCACTTATCTGGACAAAGAAGTCGACGTGATGCACGCCTGCGGCCACGACGCCCACACCGCGATCCTGCTGAGCACGGCGAAAATTCTCACAGGCATGCGCGACACCCTGCCCGGCACCGTGGTGTTCTACTTCCAGCCCGCCGAAGAAGGCCCGAGCGACTTCATCCCCGACGGCAAAAACACCTGGGGCGCGAAAATGATGGTCGAGGAAGGCGTGATGAAATCGCCCAAACCCGACGCCGTGTTCGGCCTGCACGTCTGGGCCGGCGTCCCCGCCGGCCAGATCGCCTACCGCCCCGGCCCGACCCTGGCCAGCTCCGACGACCTGCGCATCAAAATCCTCGGCAAACAAACCCACGCCGGCCGCCCGTGGGACGGCATCGACCCGATCACCGTCGGCGCACAAACCATCGTCGGCCTGCAAACCGTGGTCAGCCGGCGCACCGACATCTCGTCCTATCCATCGGTGGTCAGCATCGGCACCATCAATGGCGGCACCCGCTACAACATCATTCCTGAGTCTGTCGACATGAGCGGCACCATCCGCTCCTACGACTACGGCATCCGCCAGAAACTGCACAGCGACGTTCGCCAGACCATCGAAAAAATCGCCGAAAGCGGCGGCGCGAAAGCCGACGTCACCATCATCGAAAAATACGACCCCACGATTAACAACCCGGCACTGACGGAGAAAATGCTGCCGACGTTGAAGTGGGCGGCCAAGAATGACGTGGTCAATGCACCGCTGGTGGGCGGCGCGGAAGACTTCTCGTTCTTTGCCAAGGAAGTGCCGGGGCTGTTTGTGTTTCTCGGGGTGACGCCACGGGATCAGGACATGAACAAAGCTGCGCCGAATCACAATCCGGGATTCTTTGTGGATGAGTCGGCGCTGGTGGTTGGGGTGAGGACGATGGCGTCACTGGCGACGGATTATTTGTATGGGAATGCTGAGGCTGCCAGATAG